GAGAGTTATGAGCTACAAAAGTCGTCACCACTGAGTCACCACTCTAACGTAGACCTGAATTTACCCTCGGGCTTCGAGGGTGCGTTTGACCGTGTGGCGAACCACACTAAAGATATCCGACTGCTGTCGCAGGGTTTCTTCCTTCTGAAAGAGAACGTAGTTGACTACGATAGACTGTCCGAGGCCGTTGAAGGGGTCTCTGAGAATCTGGATCAGTATATTAGCAGAATGGCAACGGTCAGTGTCGATAGTCTCGATGACGCCTATCGCCTGGGCACCTCTCACACAAATGCCGAGAAGAAGCTCTCGACGATAATCGAAGATGTGTCGGATTTAGCTGGAGAGTTAGAGAAAGTCGAACAACAGGTCGATCTCAAGGGGTTAAACGAATCTCTCGAAGAGTACCGTGAACTGCACAACATTGGTCACAATCCGCAGAAGCTCGGAGATTTCTATACAGAACTTGAGGGTTGTTTAGGCTCGTTGGATGTAACGCAACGCGAAAAATGGCGAGAGATCGGTCGACTGTTAGACGACGAAAATGCCGACTTAGATCTGGGTGGGTTTCGAAAGACGCTCAATACGATAGAGGATGCAGATGTGAAGAGTCCAATTTCGCTGATTGCCCTACTCCACACGTATCAACAAAGTCTCGACGAGCACTCGGCATGGGACGTCTACAGTGCGCTCGGAGAGATGATTGAAGAACTCGAAGAGGCAAAGACACGTGATGTAGGGAGTTTCCGCAACCAAGTTCGTGAGTCCTCAGAGTTCAGTGGGTTTAGCGAGAAGCGCGACGCTGTTCAGCAGACTCTCGGAGGTGACGTCTAATGGTTCAGTCACAACTTGACGATACTCTTGAAGAGAAAGTTAATCAACTGGGTAAGAAGGCCGAACAAGCAGAGCAAGCGCAAAGTATCGAAGCAAAAGTCAATCGCGCTCGAGATAATATTCAAGAGCTAGGCCGTGAACTAGATAGCCTGGACACAGCAGTCAGTACGCTGCTCTTCTACGATAAAATCTTGACCGATGTCTTCGGTGATGAGCGTCATGAAGAGGTAGACCAAGCGCTACGACGAGCACGGGATGATTCCGAGATATCCGACGAAGATGTTCTCGACGCTGCAGAAGACCGTGAGACATCTAGTCTCACATGGGCTGTCGATGATGCCCGTCAGATTGTGCGGAACGCACGAAGTACGGTAATCGAAGAGATTCGGGAACATCAACGGTATTGGGAAGACGAAATTGAGTCTGCTCGGGATCTCAATCAGATAATTGACGGCGGTAGCACCGGGTTTGACAGTATCCTAGACGACATGGAATCATTCTTAGATTCAGAGATCTGGGACGAAGACAAAAACCCGTCTTCACTCGCCTCTCGTTGGAATCTCTTGCAACGTAAGTGGGAACAAAACGCCGGGAAACACGGATGGGATTCCTTCCAAGGTGAACATGGTTTGAGCGATGAAACGGTTGCGGCTCTCCAACAGTTCGCCGACCATGGGAGCGTACGCCTCGATCAGCTTTCCGTCTCCGTGATTAAGGAAATGAAAGCCGTAAACGAACTTGAATCTGCGATCAGACTGGAGATTGACACACAATGAAAGACCCAACCAAGCGTGCCGAGGAAATAAAAGAAGCATATAAATCGTATCTGGTCGGCGATTTGGGATTAGCTGCTAAAAACGTCCAGCAACGATTCGAAGAAACGGATACCGACGAGCCCTTCGTCGGATCGAAGGGTCCGTACCTCCAAGCACTTGAGATTCCGAACTGGAGCGATCAAACGTGGGAAACGTTTGCAGCAGACCTCGGCATCCATCCACGAATCATAGATGCGTTCTCGTCACTCGGATTCGAGCGGCTATACGACTTCCAAGAACGCAGTGCCAAGACAATAGCAGACGGAGAGAACACCCTGATTACCGCTGCAACTGGACGAGGTAAGACCGAAGCTTGGTTGATCCCAATTCTCGACTATATTCTTCGTGCTCGAGAAGGGGAAATCGACGATTGCGATAGAGAGAGCGTGAAAGCGATGCTCATCTATCCGACGAAAGCACTCGCTCAGGACCAATTGAAACGACTCATCGAGTATCTTTACAAGATAAATCGTCACCTTCCCCAGCGAAAACGAATCACCGTTGGAATCTATGATGGTGACACACCGCGAGATACCAGTGAAAGTGGAGCAGAGGGATACCTTCGATCGTCATTCAAGTACTTCGAATGCCCCGGATACAACGAAGATTTAGAGAAGTGCCGCTCCTGCGGTAAGAGCCTCCGTGTCGAACCGGATCAGGGCCGGTTCACGGTGAAGCCGGAAAAGCCCCAATGCGTAGACGATGTCCCGCTTGAATTCATCCACCTAACGAAGCAAGACGTACGCCACGGCGATGTCGATATCGTCCTTACGAACCCGGACACGATTAATCTGAAAGCGATTAATGCCAATGCACCCGATGAGCACGAGACGTTCATCTACGAACCAGACTTTCTGGTATTCGACGAAGTACACACCTACTCTGGTCTATTTGGAAGCTACACCTCGATGCTCGTTAAGCGTCTCCGTGCGCTCAGAGAAGCACGATTTGGTGAAGACGACCTCCAAGTAATTGCTAGTAGTGCGACGGTCGGAAACCACGATGAACTCTTCCGTAAGGTGAGTGGTGTCGATACCATCGAACACGTCGGCGAGAATCCGCGTGATTTGTCATACGATTCTCCCGAGTCCGTCCCAAAGGAACTCACGGATTCACGTATCACCGAAGATGGACTCGTTGAGATGGGACGAGATACGACTGTAACACCGTCGGCATTCGGTGACGAGACATTTGTCGTTGACGGGCACGAGACCTACAGCAATAACGAGTTGGCAGATGCAGTAAGCGACCGCCTCTTCGAGTTCCTGGCCAGAGATCAACCTGGAAACTCTTCAGTCCAAGTAATCCAAGAACTCTACACGAGTCTACGAGAGGAGCCTCGAACCCGAGAAGCGTTGCTCACAGATATTCAAACGAAGTACGGAGTAGACGAGGAACAATCCCAAACGCTACTTCATAATTTCCGCGTTCTGGGTGGATTCTCTGGACTTCTCGAGAACCGAAGCCACCTATTTTCTTGGCCGATGGACGGTTTCTATGGTTGTGCAACTTGTCACGCGGTATATCGCTCACCTAGAGAGACGTGTGTCGAGTGCGGAGGACATTTCACCACTCGGTCGACCTACTGCAACCACTGCGATGAAGAATCACTGATCAGTTGGTACTGTCCCCAATGTGACCAACTCGAGCCATACATGCCGACCGAACACGGGAAAATCGAGCAGGACTCTCGTGAATGTCAGCGCTGCTCTAGCGTCCGAAACGAGCAAGTCAGCATGCTCCGTGTCACGTTTCGCCCGTATCTAGAATGCGAACAATGTGGAAACGTCGAAAAACGAGGGACGATTCGTGACTGTCCGACTTGCAGTTCTCCATCCGTGCGTAGCGATAGTCAGACCGCGTTATGTACGAACCCGAGTTGTGAGCGGGAATTCTCGATAGCCGATCACTGTTCAAACTGTGGCTCGAAGGACCGGAGCCTGAAGACTCGTCAAGAGCAAGTCGACTGCACGACATGCGAGCGGTCTTACGATCACGCTCCTTCGGAAGGTATCGAGTGTGAATGTGGAACCAATCTACAGAATACACACCTTCTCCCGTGGGTCTGTCGCAAAGAGGAGTGCGACCGACTCTACTTTGAATCGGAACTGCCCCAGAAGTGTGAATGCGGTTCCCGGACGTTCGCGCAAGCGGGACTCTATGAAGTACTTCGTCGGAACGAGTGCCAAAATTGCGATACTGAGGCTCTTCCTGGACACAGTTGTAACTGTTCTAATCCAGACCTCACGACGCGAGAAGTCGAACCCAGTAATTACCAGATGTTCGATCCGACCGGGGAGCTTCGGAGTCCAACGGACTTTCGGACAGGAGTCCCGTGTTATCATTCCGGGACATCGTACGCAATTAGCGGGCGCGGACAACGTTACTCCGAACTCATGCGGAGTCCTAACAACCTTGCCGTTACTACTTCACAATATCTCCTCCGTAGCGTTGCAGCGGAGGAGAACTTCGAATCCGCGAAGATACTCTCCTTTGCCGATTCGCACAAGGATATGAACGAACTCGGGCGTGACTTCGAGGACCCCGAGACAGAGACAATCCTCGATCAGCTCATCTACGACGGCGTCGTCTCCAACTACGATAGCGATTCGGACAGTTGGGTCTCGTTGGAAGCGGTCCTTGAAACAGCAAACCAGCGTCTCGATGATTTAGAGGAGACGCTTTCGACGGTACGTGATGTCTCTGGGGGACGTGTATCTCTCCGTGCAGAGCTCAAGGGACGAGCACGTAGACGATGGGACCCCGAAGAAGCTATCCAAGATCGACTTCTCCGACGAACTATCCCGCATACGTATAGTGGTCGGTTTGATGAGCGTGATCCACCACTTGTACGGGATGGTGTTCTCGACGTTCGGTTGGCTGATACTACTGACTTAGACGAGGACGAACGAGCAGTCATTCGTACTTTGGTCGCAGAGGGTAACGGCATCGGAATCGATTCTCTACGAGAAAAGAGCGGGGCCTCGAATACCACCCGCGCAGTCGACGCACTCGCTGAACGCGCTGTATTGGACTATGAGACGGAGGACAACTACGTCTCGTTTGACCCTGCTGTCCTAGAAGTAACGGTTGCAGGCACTGATGACTCGCTCAGATACGACCCACACGACCAGACGACATATTCCACGTTGGAGGCAGCATACGGAGCGATCCAAGACGGTTGTGTCCCATTCGAAACTACCTTCGACGACCAACGCAACGTGGACCATCCCCGGTTCAACTATCGTGCCTATCGAATCGGGTATGTTCCTCCGATGCTACTATTAAGTGAAACGTATCTCGGGACGACACCGAAACAGAAGCGTCGGAACATCGAGTATCTGTTCAAGGAAGGGAAGCAGCCCAACTTCCTGTCGTCTGGACCAACGATGGAAGTCGGAGTCGACATCGGTGCCTTGGACTCACTTCTTCTGTTTGGTACACCGCCGAACATGAATGCCTATCTCCAACGAGTCGGACGCGCTGGCCGACGGTCAAAGGCTGCACTCGTCCACAGTGTTAGTCAACGAAACCCGATTGACTACTACTATTACGAACAACCGGTGGATCTTATCGAGACTTCCCCGAAGGACGTTCCGCTCAATGAGCATAACGAAGAAGTTCTCCGGGTATCCCTCAGTTGGGGTATTCTCGACTTCGTCGCAGCGAACTTTGCTATCAATTGGGATGTTCAACACGAAGGACACCAGACACGGGTAGAAGGCGGAGATAACTTTATGCGAAGTTGGGAAGACGGCCAACAGTATAGCAAGTTTACGCATTTGATGGTCCAAGAAAACGGAACACTCCAACTAGAAACACGGAATCCGAAGCTACAGGTCATTACCACGGTCATTAACGACCACGAAGGCGAAATCAGAAAACATCTCAAGCGTCTCTTAGAGTACGACTTCTGTGTCTCCTGCGGTGCAAAATACGATCCTGACGAGAAAGATCGTTGCACGCAGGACGAGTGTACTGGACGTATAGAATCTGCGTTCGACGAGTATGGACACCTAATCGATGACGCAATTACGAATTTCTCGGAACGGTTCATCGACCACTATCGGAACTATACCGACGACCTACACGATACTCTCGACGAGTTGTCGGTCCGGGAACGCAACCTGAACAAAGACCTGCGTCGGGCCGCCAACGATGACGAGATTGCAGCCATCCGTTCAGAGCTTGAGAGCCTCCGTGATCGACAGCAAGTAATTCAGGACCATCTCGCGGAAGTCCGCAACGATAGCTACGTCGACTTCCTGCGCGGATCGAGGCAAAGCAAGTATGCGTTCAATATGCGGAACATTTCGACTTCGGTCGGGCTTACGCTGATCGGTGAGAACTACGAACGGCGACGACTTGGCGATGCAAACGGGGGACGGGAAATGCGAATGGCGATGAACGAACTCCATCCGGGAGCAGCGTATCTCCACAATGGAGACACCTACGTCGTTTCGAGAGTGGATTATGACGACTACGCCTCGGAAACGCTCGAAGAAACGATTGCGGCGACTGAAGATATTGACTACGACGTGGAGTACGTTTGCCCAGTTTGTCGAGCCAGCTATAACGAGCCAGAAAGCAGTTGTGAGAACTGCGATCGTGATGTTGCACCAAAGCGACGCCGTCTCGCGGTGATGGATTCTGTGGAAGCGTACCGCGAAGACCTCGCCATTTCTACCGACGATGGCTTTAGCGCTCGTGATATCTATTCTGAGGACAACGCAGACGTACAGAGTACGTACGCCGACCGAGAAACGAGCATTCTCTCGTTCGACTCCGAACAGGAATTCATCCTTGAAGACCACGAGGGGAACGAAGTCGGTACGCTTCGGTATGGCACATTGGAAGTTCTCGTACACGCGACAGGGTATCGGGCACGATACACGAATGGAACAGTTGACCCACAAGAGTCGTTGTTCGAACGCTGTGGGGTTGAGAACTGTCCCGGCATGATCGTGCGGGATGAGGACTCCGCAAGATGTACCGTCGACTCGAACCACGAACCGGATGGCTACGAAAATTGCTCCGAGTTCGTCCGCCTCGGTCACCAGTATACCACCGAAGGCTTGGAAGTCTCACTGAATTCCGAAATATCGGAACACACCTTCGCACATGGTCTTCGAGTGAGCCTTCAGTATCTCGGTGGCGTAGACGTTCGAGAAGTCAGCGAAAGTGTCGAAGACGAAGCGGTCTACGTCTTCGACTCGCAGGAAGGTGGGGCCGAAATTTCACGGATCTTGGTCGAAGAAGACGACGGGGAATATCCACAGTTCAACGACGCCATGGAACTTGTCAAAGAACACTTTGACTGCGACTGCGAGAGTGGTTGTCCACTCTGTGTCTACCAGTATGGTTGCGATCAGTGGAATGACCCTCAATCGTTGAATCCCGAAGAAATCCATCGATTACTCACTCCAGAAACAATCAATCTAGTCCGCTAACGGGAAACCGTCCAACCACCCGTTCCGCTGTTTCCGCTGAAATGCGGAAGGCGGAAGGTATTTTCTTTTCCTTGTGCCCTTAGGCACACTCCCTAAGGGGTGTCTCCCACTGCATGGGAAAACCAAAGGAAATAGACTCGATTCTATCCAGTAGTAAGTACCTGAAAATACAACGTGAGAACTTCATCCGGCAGAGTACCAGCAAAATTTGCTGCTTTCTCGGCGGGCGTTACAGTGTTGCCACTATCCGGTCACCCGCTACTGGAGGGTCGCCGCTACTGTCCCTTCATGCAGATCACCGGAGGAATCGTACCACTTGACAATCGATTTGCGCAGTTCGCGTGGGTTCCGCCCTTGTTTACGCCACGCCATTAGTCCCTCGTCCAATACGTCGTCAACGTAGGGCTGCGGAGCACTCTTTAGTTTCGAGAGCACAGTGTCGATTCGCAACGTCATCTTCCCGTCGTCGGGAACGTCGGTGAGTCTGGCCGCGTACTTGTTGCACCACAACTGCCACGCGCTAGATGCCGCGTCGCGAATGTTTAGGTTGAGTATCTTGGCTGCTCGGTCGGCCGCATTCTCGATTTGGTGTTCGGTCTGCTCGACGATACCCGCGATTTCTTGCTGAAACTTGCGACTCGCGAAGCTTACGTCCGCCCCATCGTTTTGGACGATTCCATTGAGGTGTTCCAGCGCCCGGTATATTGTGCTGATTGCCCATCCCGTATTCTCTGCTAACTCTTGCGGATGCTGATGTTCGCCATCTTCGACGAGGGACTCGAGTACTTCGAACCCGCTATCGCGCAAATCACGAAGGGTAGTCACTAACAGCGTCTCCTGGTTGGCCTCCATCTGTGGTGTCGGGTCTGCTTCGAGACCGACCGTACGCTCCGCCTCACGCGCTTCGAAGTGGTCGTCCGGGACGTAGGTCGTTTGGTCCGCACGAATCGGCACGTCGGCCCAATAGAGCAGATTGATGAGCGTCTCGTCGATCTCTCTCCGAACTTCTCGACGTCGGTCCCAATCGAAGGCGTGACCGGTCAGCGACTTCTTCAACAGCACCCCTATCTTCGGATGGTATAGGGGGTCGCTTTCGTTACTCTCTCGGACGTACTTTGGGTGATAGTGCTTGATTTGCTTGCCGTAGCGGTGACCGGAGACTAGTCGTTTCGCGTCTTGTTTCGGAAGCACCGCTCGGTGGTTCTTGCCAACGATCTCCTCGTTGTCGACTTTGTACTCGAACTTGCTGCCGCGCTCGTTCGCGCACAGCTGGAGTAACCGTTGGAGAATCCCGGCAGCCCCGACGACTTTCGAACTCATCGACCGCCGAATACGGACGTATCGTTCGTAGGTCGTGATATTGCTCATCTCGTGAACGTCACCCCGGAAATAGTCGGAGTTGACGAGCATGGCACCCTCCCGTGCGAGTGCCTGTACGAGTTTCGGAAGAAGCACCCGGTACTCGTGTGGCTCCAAGTTCGAACCACTGAAGCGAGCGTTTATACCTTCGTTCTCCGCGATATGGTCAAATGGCGATGGTATTCGGCTTCCGTCATCAGCCTTGCGCATATTCGGAAACCGTGGTCGAATGTGGAAATTCGCTTTTCGCTCGCCTCGTCCTTCTGCATGGACCCGATATTCGTACAATCGGTCTCCACCGATATCGTCTTGCGGTCGCGGGGCAATCCCACCTCTGTGACCCTGGGTCGTAACTGCCCAAGTCTCGCCGTTGACTTCGGTTTCAATTTCGTCGCTCTCTCCATCGAAACGATCCACCAGTAACTTACCAAAGGCCCAATACGGACTCAGGCCGTGGTCGCAGAAGATGAGGTTACCCGCACACTCGTGCGGTGCGGTCTCGACGTGCGTCACGCCGACCACCTCCGGGAGTCGGCGCGCGCAAGTGTAGATGGCAGTTGCTCGACAGTGGAAGAGAACGCCGGTAAAAAGCTAGTCAGATATTCGGTGTTATCCGCCGAACATCTCGCGCATCATCGGGTGCATCTCCATCAGTTGCTCTTCTGCGATTTCCTCGTAGAGCTTGTACGTGATGGAGACGGTCAGCAGGAGACCGGTCCCGGTGACGTTCCCGATGGTGCCAAGCATGTTCGCCGCGACGGCGAGCAGGCCGACAAGCGCGCCGCCGATGACGGTCACTTGCGGGATGTAGCGTTCCATAACCTTCTCGATGACGCCCGTGTTCTGGCGGAAGCCGGGAATCTGCATCCCGGAGTTCTGAATCTGCTCGGCGGTTGCTTCCGGACCCATGTCGGTCGTCTCGACCCAGAAGATGGCGAAGATGGCACCGCCGATGACCATGAAAGTCAGGTCAACCAGCACGCGGATGATGATCTGCCAGGGTTCGTTACCGGTGCCTGCGAGCCACCACATCCACTGCTGGGGCGACTGAATCGGCGCGAGGTAGTAGAACAGCCCACCCGTGGGTGTCCCGTCCGTGTACGTCCCTAACCAGTTCGGCATCGTAGCCGGCCCGAGCTGGCTGTAGAGGATGCGCCCGAGGAACTGGAGGTTCGCTTGCAGTGCGCGCACGAGAATCATCGGCAGGACGCTCGCGTAGATGAGCTTCACGGGGAAGCGACCACGAGCGCCTTTGACTCGGGCGTGGCTGAGTGGAATCTCCACCCGAACGCTCTCTGCGTAGACGACGATGGCGAAGATGAGCACCGTCGTGACGAGCGCGAGGATGTCTCCGGGTCCAGTCACCAAGTACTGGATGCCACTGCCGGTCAGCAGCGACGGCACGTTCTCGGCACTACCGGTGATGATACCGATCCACGTCGGGATGAGGCCGGTCGGTCCGTCAAGGCTGGGCCACGCGAAGAGACCACCGATTAGTTTCTGGCTCACGCCTGCGATAATGAACAGGCCGATACCGGAGCCGACGCCCCACTTGCTGACGATTTCGTCCATGAACAGGACGAGAATCCCGCCGACGGCGATTTGCGCGAAGATGAGCCACTTGACGCCCATCGTGCCGCCGGGGAACGTCGCGGCTAACGCCTGGCTAGGTGGCAGGAAACTGCCAGCGAACACCATCGGCAGGCCGGTCAGGAAGATCATGAACACGACCAGCACCTTCTGCAGGCCCTGATAGAGAATCTGGTCGCGGGGGTCGTCGGTGTCGAGACCCAAGAGGTCGGCACCGCCGAGCAACTGGAGAACGATGCTCGCGGTGACGATTGGACCGATACCGAGCTGTAGAACTGTCCCTTGGCCACCCGCTAACAGCGAGCGGAACTGGCCGAATAGGTCGG
The sequence above is a segment of the Halorussus halophilus genome. Coding sequences within it:
- a CDS encoding DUF7845 domain-containing protein encodes the protein MVGVTHVETAPHECAGNLIFCDHGLSPYWAFGKLLVDRFDGESDEIETEVNGETWAVTTQGHRGGIAPRPQDDIGGDRLYEYRVHAEGRGERKANFHIRPRFPNMRKADDGSRIPSPFDHIAENEGINARFSGSNLEPHEYRVLLPKLVQALAREGAMLVNSDYFRGDVHEMSNITTYERYVRIRRSMSSKVVGAAGILQRLLQLCANERGSKFEYKVDNEEIVGKNHRAVLPKQDAKRLVSGHRYGKQIKHYHPKYVRESNESDPLYHPKIGVLLKKSLTGHAFDWDRRREVRREIDETLINLLYWADVPIRADQTTYVPDDHFEAREAERTVGLEADPTPQMEANQETLLVTTLRDLRDSGFEVLESLVEDGEHQHPQELAENTGWAISTIYRALEHLNGIVQNDGADVSFASRKFQQEIAGIVEQTEHQIENAADRAAKILNLNIRDAASSAWQLWCNKYAARLTDVPDDGKMTLRIDTVLSKLKSAPQPYVDDVLDEGLMAWRKQGRNPRELRKSIVKWYDSSGDLHEGTVAATLQ
- the secY gene encoding preprotein translocase subunit SecY, translated to MSWKEAAEPVLTRMPSVRRPEGHVPFKRKLGWTAGVLVLYFFLTNVYLYGAAQGSDLFGQFRSLLAGGQGTVLQLGIGPIVTASIVLQLLGGADLLGLDTDDPRDQILYQGLQKVLVVFMIFLTGLPMVFAGSFLPPSQALAATFPGGTMGVKWLIFAQIAVGGILVLFMDEIVSKWGVGSGIGLFIIAGVSQKLIGGLFAWPSLDGPTGLIPTWIGIITGSAENVPSLLTGSGIQYLVTGPGDILALVTTVLIFAIVVYAESVRVEIPLSHARVKGARGRFPVKLIYASVLPMILVRALQANLQFLGRILYSQLGPATMPNWLGTYTDGTPTGGLFYYLAPIQSPQQWMWWLAGTGNEPWQIIIRVLVDLTFMVIGGAIFAIFWVETTDMGPEATAEQIQNSGMQIPGFRQNTGVIEKVMERYIPQVTVIGGALVGLLAVAANMLGTIGNVTGTGLLLTVSITYKLYEEIAEEQLMEMHPMMREMFGG
- a CDS encoding DEAD/DEAH box helicase, producing the protein MKDPTKRAEEIKEAYKSYLVGDLGLAAKNVQQRFEETDTDEPFVGSKGPYLQALEIPNWSDQTWETFAADLGIHPRIIDAFSSLGFERLYDFQERSAKTIADGENTLITAATGRGKTEAWLIPILDYILRAREGEIDDCDRESVKAMLIYPTKALAQDQLKRLIEYLYKINRHLPQRKRITVGIYDGDTPRDTSESGAEGYLRSSFKYFECPGYNEDLEKCRSCGKSLRVEPDQGRFTVKPEKPQCVDDVPLEFIHLTKQDVRHGDVDIVLTNPDTINLKAINANAPDEHETFIYEPDFLVFDEVHTYSGLFGSYTSMLVKRLRALREARFGEDDLQVIASSATVGNHDELFRKVSGVDTIEHVGENPRDLSYDSPESVPKELTDSRITEDGLVEMGRDTTVTPSAFGDETFVVDGHETYSNNELADAVSDRLFEFLARDQPGNSSVQVIQELYTSLREEPRTREALLTDIQTKYGVDEEQSQTLLHNFRVLGGFSGLLENRSHLFSWPMDGFYGCATCHAVYRSPRETCVECGGHFTTRSTYCNHCDEESLISWYCPQCDQLEPYMPTEHGKIEQDSRECQRCSSVRNEQVSMLRVTFRPYLECEQCGNVEKRGTIRDCPTCSSPSVRSDSQTALCTNPSCEREFSIADHCSNCGSKDRSLKTRQEQVDCTTCERSYDHAPSEGIECECGTNLQNTHLLPWVCRKEECDRLYFESELPQKCECGSRTFAQAGLYEVLRRNECQNCDTEALPGHSCNCSNPDLTTREVEPSNYQMFDPTGELRSPTDFRTGVPCYHSGTSYAISGRGQRYSELMRSPNNLAVTTSQYLLRSVAAEENFESAKILSFADSHKDMNELGRDFEDPETETILDQLIYDGVVSNYDSDSDSWVSLEAVLETANQRLDDLEETLSTVRDVSGGRVSLRAELKGRARRRWDPEEAIQDRLLRRTIPHTYSGRFDERDPPLVRDGVLDVRLADTTDLDEDERAVIRTLVAEGNGIGIDSLREKSGASNTTRAVDALAERAVLDYETEDNYVSFDPAVLEVTVAGTDDSLRYDPHDQTTYSTLEAAYGAIQDGCVPFETTFDDQRNVDHPRFNYRAYRIGYVPPMLLLSETYLGTTPKQKRRNIEYLFKEGKQPNFLSSGPTMEVGVDIGALDSLLLFGTPPNMNAYLQRVGRAGRRSKAALVHSVSQRNPIDYYYYEQPVDLIETSPKDVPLNEHNEEVLRVSLSWGILDFVAANFAINWDVQHEGHQTRVEGGDNFMRSWEDGQQYSKFTHLMVQENGTLQLETRNPKLQVITTVINDHEGEIRKHLKRLLEYDFCVSCGAKYDPDEKDRCTQDECTGRIESAFDEYGHLIDDAITNFSERFIDHYRNYTDDLHDTLDELSVRERNLNKDLRRAANDDEIAAIRSELESLRDRQQVIQDHLAEVRNDSYVDFLRGSRQSKYAFNMRNISTSVGLTLIGENYERRRLGDANGGREMRMAMNELHPGAAYLHNGDTYVVSRVDYDDYASETLEETIAATEDIDYDVEYVCPVCRASYNEPESSCENCDRDVAPKRRRLAVMDSVEAYREDLAISTDDGFSARDIYSEDNADVQSTYADRETSILSFDSEQEFILEDHEGNEVGTLRYGTLEVLVHATGYRARYTNGTVDPQESLFERCGVENCPGMIVRDEDSARCTVDSNHEPDGYENCSEFVRLGHQYTTEGLEVSLNSEISEHTFAHGLRVSLQYLGGVDVREVSESVEDEAVYVFDSQEGGAEISRILVEEDDGEYPQFNDAMELVKEHFDCDCESGCPLCVYQYGCDQWNDPQSLNPEEIHRLLTPETINLVR